A genomic region of Mycolicibacterium poriferae contains the following coding sequences:
- a CDS encoding acetyl/propionyl/methylcrotonyl-CoA carboxylase subunit alpha produces the protein MITTVLVANRGEIARRVFATCRRLGLRTVAVYTDPDAEAPHVGEADARVRLDGTRGYLDPAQLIAAAHAAGADAVHPGYGFLSENADFAEAVQNADLTWIGPPVPAVAAMGSKIEAKKIMAAAGVPVLDELDPQAVTADMLPVLIKASAGGGGRGMRVVREIADLPGQVEAARREAQSAFGDPTVFCERYLASGHHIEVQVMADTHGSVWAVGERECSIQRRHQKIIEEAPSPLVERTPGMRGKLFEAARLAASAIGYTGAGTVEFMADDEGSFFFLEMNTRLQVEHPVTELTTGLDLVELQIAVADGAALDPEPPAARGHSIEARLYAEDPAKDWQPQAGAVHRFTVPSAAVRFGGIERSGIRVDSGIEDNSIISVFYDPMIAKVISYAPTRRHAAALLADALVRTRMHGVDTNRDLLVNVLRHPAFLDGATDTAFFDTHGLPDLARPVADDRTIELSAIAAALADAAANRDTATVFAGAPSGWRNLGSIPQHKSYDDAGGHTHDVRYRFHRDGVRIHGHDDVHVVSASHERVVLADGSVERPFDVCRYGADVFVDSPDGSVRLTALPRYPDPAAALAQGSLVAPMPGSVLRVAATVGDTVTAGQPLIWLEAMKMEHTITAPTDGVLAELNVEPGRQVEVGSILARVDAGDNEKEIP, from the coding sequence ATGATCACCACGGTTCTGGTCGCCAACCGCGGCGAGATCGCCCGCCGGGTGTTCGCCACCTGCCGGCGCCTCGGTCTGCGGACGGTCGCGGTGTACACCGACCCGGACGCCGAGGCGCCCCACGTCGGTGAGGCCGACGCCCGGGTCCGCCTCGACGGCACCCGTGGCTATCTGGACCCCGCGCAGCTCATCGCGGCCGCGCACGCCGCCGGCGCCGACGCAGTGCACCCCGGTTACGGATTCCTCTCCGAGAACGCCGATTTCGCCGAAGCGGTGCAGAATGCCGACCTCACCTGGATCGGCCCGCCCGTGCCCGCCGTGGCGGCGATGGGCTCGAAGATCGAGGCCAAGAAGATCATGGCCGCCGCGGGGGTTCCGGTGCTCGACGAACTCGACCCCCAGGCCGTGACCGCCGACATGTTGCCGGTGCTGATCAAGGCGTCAGCGGGCGGCGGCGGCCGCGGCATGCGGGTGGTGCGCGAGATCGCCGATCTGCCCGGCCAGGTCGAGGCCGCCCGTCGCGAAGCGCAGTCCGCGTTCGGCGACCCGACGGTGTTCTGCGAGCGCTACCTGGCGTCCGGTCACCACATCGAGGTGCAGGTGATGGCCGACACCCACGGCAGCGTGTGGGCGGTCGGTGAGCGTGAGTGCTCGATCCAGCGACGTCACCAGAAGATCATCGAGGAGGCACCGTCTCCCCTGGTCGAGCGCACCCCCGGAATGCGCGGGAAGCTCTTCGAGGCGGCCCGCCTGGCCGCGTCGGCCATCGGTTACACCGGAGCGGGCACCGTCGAGTTCATGGCCGACGACGAGGGCTCGTTCTTTTTCCTGGAGATGAACACCCGCCTGCAGGTCGAGCATCCCGTCACCGAACTCACCACCGGACTCGACCTGGTCGAACTGCAGATCGCCGTCGCCGACGGTGCGGCGCTGGATCCCGAACCGCCCGCGGCACGAGGGCATTCCATCGAGGCCCGGCTCTACGCCGAGGACCCGGCGAAGGACTGGCAACCGCAGGCGGGCGCCGTGCACCGGTTCACCGTGCCCTCGGCCGCGGTCCGATTCGGCGGTATCGAGCGCAGCGGAATCAGAGTCGATTCGGGCATCGAGGACAACTCGATCATCTCGGTGTTCTACGACCCGATGATCGCCAAGGTCATCTCCTACGCGCCGACTCGCCGACACGCCGCGGCCCTGCTCGCCGACGCGCTGGTGCGCACCCGCATGCACGGGGTCGACACCAACCGGGACCTGCTGGTCAACGTGCTGCGCCACCCCGCGTTCCTTGACGGGGCGACCGACACTGCGTTCTTCGACACGCACGGCTTACCCGACCTGGCCCGCCCGGTCGCCGACGACCGCACGATCGAGCTGTCGGCCATCGCCGCCGCCCTCGCCGATGCCGCCGCCAACCGTGACACGGCAACGGTTTTCGCCGGCGCCCCCAGCGGGTGGCGCAACCTCGGATCGATCCCGCAACACAAGAGCTACGACGACGCCGGCGGTCACACCCACGACGTGCGATACCGCTTCCACCGCGACGGGGTGCGCATCCACGGCCACGATGACGTCCACGTCGTCTCGGCGTCGCACGAGCGCGTCGTGCTCGCCGACGGCAGCGTCGAGCGACCGTTCGACGTGTGCCGCTACGGAGCCGACGTCTTCGTCGACTCGCCGGACGGCAGTGTGCGACTGACCGCCCTGCCGCGCTACCCCGACCCGGCCGCCGCGCTCGCCCAGGGATCACTGGTAGCGCCGATGCCGGGGTCGGTGCTGCGCGTCGCCGCGACGGTCGGCGACACGGTGACCGCGGGCCAGCCGCTGATCTGGCTCGAGGCGATGAAGATGGAGCACACCATCACCGCACCCACCGACGGTGTGCTGGCCGAACTCAATGTCGAACCCGGCCGCCAGGTCGAGGTCGGCTCCATACTGGCCCGGGTCGACGCCGGGGACAACGAGAAGGAGATCCCGTGA
- a CDS encoding enoyl-CoA hydratase family protein → MTQLVRFEREGPVARLTLDSPHNRNALSSALVEQLHDGLTRATAEQGVRVVVLGHTGGTFCAGADLSEASASSSDPAEQAAARAQEMTRLLRRILELPLPVIAAVDGHVRAGGMGLVGACDIAVAGRSSTFALTEARLGVAPSIISLTLLPRMTARAAGRYFVTGEKFGADVAADIGLITVASDDVGATVAELTAAIGQGSPQGLAASKALTTAAVLDDFDRRAEKLTQQTATLFVSEQAREGMLAFLQKRAPDWR, encoded by the coding sequence ATGACGCAGCTGGTCCGGTTCGAGCGGGAGGGGCCGGTCGCGCGGCTCACGTTGGATTCGCCGCACAACCGCAACGCCCTGTCGTCGGCGCTCGTCGAGCAGCTGCATGACGGGCTGACCCGCGCCACCGCGGAGCAGGGCGTGCGGGTGGTGGTGCTGGGGCACACCGGAGGGACGTTCTGCGCCGGCGCCGACCTGAGCGAGGCGTCGGCGTCGAGCAGTGATCCGGCCGAGCAGGCAGCCGCGCGGGCGCAGGAGATGACCCGGCTGCTGCGCCGGATCCTCGAGTTGCCGCTGCCGGTGATCGCTGCGGTCGACGGCCACGTGCGCGCCGGCGGTATGGGCCTGGTCGGCGCGTGCGACATCGCGGTGGCGGGCCGGTCGAGCACGTTCGCGTTGACCGAGGCGCGGCTCGGAGTCGCGCCGTCGATCATCTCGCTCACCTTGCTGCCGAGGATGACGGCGCGGGCCGCCGGTCGCTACTTCGTCACCGGCGAGAAGTTCGGCGCCGACGTCGCCGCGGACATCGGCCTGATCACCGTCGCCAGTGACGACGTGGGAGCGACGGTGGCCGAGCTGACAGCCGCGATCGGGCAGGGCTCACCGCAGGGACTGGCCGCCTCGAAAGCGCTGACGACAGCCGCCGTGCTGGACGACTTCGATCGGCGCGCAGAGAAATTGACGCAGCAGACGGCGACGCTGTTCGTCTCCGAGCAGGCCCGCGAGGGCATGCTGGCTTTCCTGCAGAAGCGTGCACCCGACTGGAGGTGA
- a CDS encoding acyclic terpene utilization AtuA family protein: MASAVRIGNCSGFYGDRLSAMHEMLTGGELDYLTGDYLAELTMLILGRDRMKHPERGYAKTFLRQLEECLGLAQDRQVRIVANAGGLNPAGLADAIRTLADTLGVPATVAHVEGDDLLPRADELGLGAPLTANAYLGAWGIVECLDSGADVVVTGRVTDASVIVGPAAAHFGWRPTDHDRIAGAIAAGHVIECGTQATGGNYAFFTELGDLTHPGFPIAEIHADGSSVITKHPGTGGAVTVGTVTAQLLYEIAGPRYVNPDATLRVDSITLTDDGEDRVRLSGVRGEAPPPTVKVSLNSLGGFRNEVTFVLTGLDIDAKADLVRRQLEAGLAAKPAEMEWTLARTDHPDADTEQTASALLRCVARDPDAATVGRRFSSAAVELALASYPGFTSTAPPGDGQVYGIFTAAYVPADEVTHVAVHADGTRVDIPAATATQELAPVPEPAAPPARPYGPTRRMPLGLIAGARSGDKGGSANVGLWVRTDEQWAWLANTLTEDALRGLLPEAADLPITRHLLPNLRAVNFVIDDILGQGVAYQARFDPQAKGLGEWLRSRYVEIPVDLCDTPEELLP, from the coding sequence GTGGCGTCAGCGGTCCGCATCGGAAACTGTTCGGGCTTCTACGGCGACCGCCTGTCGGCCATGCACGAGATGCTGACCGGCGGCGAACTCGACTACCTGACAGGTGATTACCTGGCCGAGCTCACGATGCTCATCCTGGGCCGCGACCGCATGAAGCACCCGGAGCGTGGCTACGCCAAGACGTTCCTGCGCCAACTCGAAGAATGCCTCGGACTCGCGCAAGACCGGCAGGTGCGCATCGTCGCCAACGCGGGCGGCCTCAATCCGGCCGGATTAGCTGACGCGATTCGGACGCTGGCCGACACCCTGGGCGTTCCTGCCACCGTCGCGCACGTCGAGGGGGACGATCTGCTGCCCCGCGCCGACGAACTCGGCCTGGGCGCCCCGCTCACCGCCAACGCCTACCTCGGCGCGTGGGGCATCGTCGAGTGCCTCGACAGCGGCGCGGACGTCGTCGTGACCGGTCGGGTCACCGATGCCTCGGTCATCGTCGGTCCGGCCGCCGCACACTTCGGCTGGCGACCCACCGACCATGACCGGATCGCCGGCGCCATCGCAGCCGGACACGTCATCGAGTGCGGCACCCAGGCCACCGGCGGCAACTACGCGTTCTTCACCGAACTCGGCGACCTCACCCATCCCGGTTTCCCGATCGCCGAGATCCACGCCGACGGCTCGTCGGTGATCACCAAACACCCCGGTACGGGCGGCGCCGTGACCGTCGGCACCGTGACCGCACAGCTGCTCTACGAGATCGCAGGGCCCCGCTACGTCAATCCCGACGCGACGCTGCGGGTGGACAGCATCACGCTGACCGACGACGGTGAGGACCGCGTGCGGCTCAGCGGGGTCCGCGGCGAGGCGCCGCCACCGACGGTGAAGGTGTCGCTGAACAGCCTGGGCGGCTTCCGCAACGAGGTGACGTTCGTGCTCACCGGTCTGGACATCGACGCCAAAGCCGACCTGGTGCGGCGCCAGCTGGAGGCCGGTCTGGCCGCCAAGCCGGCGGAGATGGAATGGACGCTGGCGCGCACCGACCACCCCGACGCGGACACCGAGCAGACTGCCAGCGCGCTGTTGCGCTGTGTGGCAAGGGATCCCGACGCCGCGACGGTCGGGCGCCGCTTCTCGTCCGCGGCTGTCGAGCTGGCCCTGGCCAGCTATCCGGGATTCACCAGCACCGCCCCGCCCGGCGACGGTCAGGTCTACGGGATATTCACCGCGGCCTACGTGCCGGCTGACGAGGTCACCCACGTCGCCGTGCATGCCGACGGCACCCGCGTCGACATCCCCGCCGCCACCGCCACCCAGGAGCTGGCACCTGTGCCGGAGCCGGCCGCACCGCCCGCCCGGCCCTACGGGCCGACCCGGCGGATGCCGCTGGGCCTCATCGCCGGGGCGCGCAGCGGCGACAAAGGGGGCAGCGCCAACGTCGGGCTGTGGGTCCGCACCGACGAGCAGTGGGCGTGGCTGGCGAACACGCTCACCGAGGATGCACTGCGCGGGCTCCTGCCCGAGGCGGCCGACCTTCCGATCACCCGCCACCTGCTGCCCAACCTGCGCGCGGTGAACTTCGTCATCGACGACATCCTCGGCCAGGGCGTGGCGTACCAGGCCCGGTTCGATCCCCAGGCCAAAGGCTTGGGCGAATGGCTGCGCAGCCGATATGTCGAGATCCCTGTCGACCTATGTGACACACCAGAGGAGTTGCTGCCGTGA
- a CDS encoding DUF1707 SHOCT-like domain-containing protein, with amino-acid sequence MTRPASGNGSTRAADTDRIEVAQLLTDAAASGVLGLTEYEDRLAKAYAATTYDELDRLSNDLPGAVTRGRRGPCRPAPSTLLLAILSGFERRGRWNVPKRMTTFALWGGGVIDMRYADFTSHDVEIRSYSIMGGQTILVPPEVNLDLHGKAVMGSFEHDVTGEGSPGAPCVKIRGLSLWGSVGVKRKKRKPA; translated from the coding sequence ATGACCCGGCCCGCTTCGGGGAACGGGTCGACGCGCGCTGCCGACACCGATCGCATCGAGGTGGCGCAGCTGCTGACCGATGCCGCCGCGTCCGGTGTGCTCGGATTGACCGAGTACGAGGATCGGCTCGCCAAGGCCTACGCTGCCACGACGTACGACGAACTCGACCGGCTGTCGAACGATCTGCCCGGTGCCGTGACCCGGGGCCGCAGGGGCCCGTGCCGGCCGGCCCCGTCGACACTGCTGCTGGCGATCCTCAGCGGGTTCGAGCGCCGGGGCCGCTGGAACGTGCCCAAGCGGATGACCACCTTCGCGCTGTGGGGCGGCGGCGTCATCGACATGCGCTACGCCGACTTCACCAGCCATGATGTCGAGATCCGGTCGTATTCGATCATGGGCGGGCAGACCATCCTGGTGCCGCCCGAGGTGAACCTCGACCTGCACGGCAAGGCGGTGATGGGCAGCTTCGAGCATGACGTCACCGGTGAGGGCTCGCCGGGCGCGCCGTGCGTGAAGATCCGCGGCCTCTCGCTGTGGGGCAGCGTCGGCGTCAAACGCAAGAAGCGCAAACCCGCCTAA
- a CDS encoding acyl-CoA carboxylase subunit beta — protein MTTPASAAALRSTIDPRSTAFTEAAAAMTAKIAELEAEHAKALDGGGEKYVARHHARGKMTARERIEALVDPDSPFLELSPLAAWGSDFTVGASVVVGIGAVSGVECLLVANDPTVKGGTSNPWTLRKILRANQIAWENRLPVISLVESGGADLPTQKEIFIPGGQMFRDLTRLSAAGIPTVAIVFGNSTAGGAYIPGMSDHVVMIKERSKVFLAGPPLVKMATGEESDDESLGGAEMHARTSGLGDYFAVDELDALRIGRRIVARLNWRKAGPAPRPFTEPLFDPEELIGIVPPDLRIPFDPRDVIARIVDGSEFDEFKPLYGGSLVTGWATLHGYPLGILANARGVLFSEESQKATQFIQLANRSDTPLLFLHNTTGYMVGKAYEEGGMIKHGSMMINAVSNSTVPHLSLLIGASYGAGHYGMCGRAYDPRFLFAWPSAKSAVMGGTQLAGVLSIVSRTAAEARGQQVDEDADAALKAAVEAQIEAESLPMFLSGRLYDDGIIDPRDTRTVLGMCLSAIANAPIEGTSNFGVFRM, from the coding sequence ATGACCACCCCTGCCAGCGCAGCAGCCCTGCGGTCGACGATCGACCCACGCTCGACGGCGTTCACCGAGGCCGCCGCGGCGATGACGGCCAAGATCGCCGAGTTGGAGGCCGAGCACGCCAAGGCGCTCGACGGCGGCGGCGAGAAGTACGTCGCCCGACACCACGCCCGCGGCAAGATGACCGCCCGCGAACGCATCGAAGCGCTGGTGGATCCGGACTCGCCGTTCCTGGAGCTGAGCCCGTTGGCGGCGTGGGGCAGCGACTTCACCGTCGGCGCCAGCGTCGTGGTGGGCATCGGGGCGGTCAGCGGCGTCGAATGTCTGCTGGTCGCCAACGACCCCACCGTCAAGGGCGGCACCTCCAATCCGTGGACCCTGCGCAAGATATTGCGCGCCAACCAGATCGCATGGGAGAACCGGTTGCCGGTGATCTCGCTGGTGGAGTCCGGCGGTGCCGACCTGCCCACCCAGAAGGAGATCTTCATTCCGGGTGGTCAGATGTTCCGGGATCTCACCCGGCTCTCCGCGGCCGGGATCCCGACCGTCGCCATCGTCTTCGGCAACTCGACCGCCGGCGGCGCCTACATCCCGGGCATGTCCGACCACGTGGTGATGATCAAGGAACGCTCGAAGGTGTTCCTGGCCGGACCGCCGCTGGTCAAGATGGCCACTGGCGAGGAGTCCGATGACGAGTCTCTCGGCGGCGCCGAGATGCATGCCAGGACCTCCGGGCTGGGCGACTACTTCGCCGTCGACGAACTCGACGCGCTGCGCATCGGCCGACGCATCGTCGCCCGGCTGAACTGGCGCAAGGCGGGCCCGGCGCCGCGACCGTTCACCGAGCCGCTGTTCGATCCCGAAGAACTGATCGGCATCGTGCCGCCGGACCTGCGTATCCCGTTCGACCCGCGCGACGTGATCGCGCGCATCGTCGACGGCTCGGAGTTCGACGAGTTCAAGCCTCTGTACGGCGGCTCCCTGGTTACCGGGTGGGCGACGCTGCACGGGTACCCACTGGGCATCCTGGCCAATGCGCGCGGCGTGCTGTTCAGTGAGGAGTCCCAGAAGGCCACCCAGTTCATCCAGCTGGCCAACCGCTCCGACACGCCACTGTTGTTCCTGCACAACACGACCGGCTACATGGTCGGCAAGGCGTACGAGGAGGGCGGGATGATCAAGCACGGCTCGATGATGATCAACGCCGTCTCGAACTCGACGGTGCCGCACCTCTCGCTGCTGATCGGGGCCTCCTACGGGGCCGGGCACTACGGCATGTGCGGGCGCGCCTACGATCCCCGGTTCCTGTTCGCCTGGCCCAGCGCGAAGTCGGCGGTGATGGGTGGCACGCAGCTGGCCGGGGTGCTGTCCATCGTCAGCCGCACGGCAGCCGAGGCCCGCGGCCAGCAGGTCGACGAGGACGCCGATGCGGCGCTGAAGGCCGCGGTGGAGGCCCAGATCGAGGCCGAGTCGTTGCCGATGTTCTTGTCGGGCCGGCTCTACGACGACGGGATCATCGACCCGCGCGACACGCGCACCGTGCTCGGCATGTGCCTGTCGGCCATCGCCAACGCGCCGATCGAGGGGACGTCGAACTTCGGCGTCTTCCGGATGTGA
- a CDS encoding acyl-CoA dehydrogenase family protein, producing the protein MSGFIETEEQQALRKAVAAMAANYGQDYYLEKARAGEHTDELWSEAGKLGFIGVNLPEEYGGGGAGMYELSLVMEEMAAAGSALLMMVVSPAINGTIISKFGTEDQKKRWIPGIADGSITMAFAITEPDAGSNSHKITTTARRDGSDWILSGQKVYISGVDQAQAVLVVGRTEDHKTGNLKPALFVVPTDTPGLTYTKIPMEIVSPEFQFQLFLDEVRLPADALVGSEDAAIAQLFAGLNPERIMGAASAVGMGRFAIDKAVDYVKQRQVWKTPIGAHQGLSHPLAQNHIEIELAKLMMQKAASLYDTGDDVAAAEAANMAKYAAGEASVRAVDQAVQSLGGNGLTKEYGIASVLTASRLARIAPVSREMILNFVAQTSLGLPRSY; encoded by the coding sequence GTGAGCGGTTTCATCGAGACCGAAGAACAGCAGGCCCTGCGCAAGGCGGTGGCCGCAATGGCCGCCAACTACGGCCAGGACTACTACCTGGAGAAGGCCCGCGCCGGCGAGCACACCGACGAATTGTGGTCCGAGGCCGGCAAACTCGGGTTCATCGGCGTCAACCTTCCCGAGGAGTACGGCGGCGGCGGAGCCGGCATGTACGAACTGAGCCTGGTCATGGAGGAGATGGCCGCCGCCGGGTCGGCGCTTCTGATGATGGTCGTCTCACCGGCGATCAACGGCACCATCATCTCCAAGTTCGGTACCGAGGACCAGAAGAAGCGCTGGATTCCCGGCATCGCCGACGGTTCGATCACGATGGCGTTCGCGATCACCGAGCCCGACGCCGGCTCCAACTCGCACAAGATCACCACCACCGCGCGCCGCGACGGCAGCGACTGGATCCTGTCGGGGCAGAAGGTCTACATCTCCGGTGTCGACCAGGCCCAGGCCGTCCTCGTCGTCGGGCGAACCGAAGATCACAAAACCGGCAACCTCAAGCCCGCACTGTTCGTGGTCCCCACCGACACACCGGGGTTGACCTACACCAAGATCCCGATGGAGATCGTCAGCCCCGAGTTCCAGTTCCAGCTGTTCCTCGACGAGGTGCGCCTGCCGGCCGACGCCCTGGTCGGTTCCGAGGACGCGGCGATCGCGCAGTTGTTCGCCGGGCTGAACCCGGAACGCATCATGGGCGCGGCCAGCGCGGTGGGAATGGGTCGCTTCGCGATCGACAAAGCGGTCGACTACGTCAAACAGCGTCAGGTGTGGAAAACCCCGATCGGCGCACACCAGGGCCTGTCACATCCGCTGGCGCAGAACCACATCGAGATCGAGCTGGCCAAGCTGATGATGCAGAAGGCGGCCTCCCTCTACGACACCGGGGACGACGTGGCGGCCGCCGAGGCCGCGAACATGGCCAAGTACGCCGCCGGTGAGGCCTCGGTGCGCGCAGTCGATCAGGCGGTGCAGTCGCTGGGCGGTAACGGGTTGACCAAGGAGTACGGCATCGCATCGGTGCTGACCGCCTCCCGGCTGGCCCGCATCGCCCCGGTCAGCCGCGAGATGATCCTGAACTTCGTGGCGCAGACCTCGCTCGGCCTGCCCCGCTCGTACTGA
- a CDS encoding acyl-CoA dehydrogenase family protein codes for MSMWTTPERDDLRKTVRAFAEREVLPYVTEWEHTGELPRELHRKAAAAGLLGAGFPESVGGEGGDGADAVVICEEMHQAGAPGGVFASLFTCGIAVPHMIASGDEHLIDTYVRPTLRGEKIGSLAITEPGGGSDVGHLTTRAAKEGDEYILNGAKTYITSGVRADYVVTAARTGGPGAAGVSLIVVDKGIPGFEVSRKLDKMGWRSSDTAELSYTDVRVPSANLVGTENTGFLQIAAAFVSERVGLAAQAYSSAQRCLDLTVDWCRNRETFGKPLIARQSVQNTLAEMARRIDVARVYTRNIVERQIDEGGGGGPDLITEVCFAKNTAVEAGEWVANQAVQLFGGMGYMAESEIERQYRDMRILGIGGGTTEILTGLAAKTLGYQA; via the coding sequence GTGAGCATGTGGACCACACCCGAGCGCGACGACCTCCGAAAGACGGTGCGCGCCTTCGCTGAACGCGAGGTCCTCCCCTACGTCACCGAGTGGGAACACACCGGCGAGCTGCCGCGCGAGCTGCACCGCAAGGCCGCCGCAGCTGGGCTGCTCGGCGCCGGGTTCCCGGAATCGGTAGGCGGCGAGGGCGGGGACGGCGCCGACGCCGTGGTCATCTGTGAGGAGATGCACCAGGCCGGCGCCCCCGGCGGAGTGTTCGCGTCGCTGTTCACCTGCGGTATCGCGGTGCCCCACATGATCGCCTCCGGCGACGAGCACCTGATCGACACCTATGTGCGACCGACCCTGCGCGGGGAGAAGATCGGCTCGCTCGCGATCACCGAGCCGGGCGGCGGATCCGACGTCGGGCACCTGACCACCCGAGCCGCCAAAGAGGGTGACGAGTACATCCTCAACGGCGCCAAGACCTACATCACCTCCGGGGTGCGCGCCGACTACGTCGTCACCGCTGCGCGCACCGGCGGACCGGGCGCCGCCGGGGTGTCACTGATCGTCGTCGACAAGGGCATCCCCGGATTCGAGGTCAGCCGCAAGCTCGACAAAATGGGCTGGCGGTCCTCCGACACCGCCGAACTGTCCTACACCGATGTGCGGGTGCCGTCCGCCAACCTCGTCGGCACCGAGAACACCGGGTTCCTCCAGATCGCCGCTGCCTTCGTCTCCGAGCGTGTCGGCCTTGCCGCACAGGCGTATTCGAGTGCGCAGCGCTGCCTCGACCTGACCGTCGACTGGTGCCGCAACCGCGAGACGTTCGGCAAGCCGCTGATCGCGCGCCAATCGGTGCAGAACACGCTGGCCGAGATGGCGCGGCGCATCGACGTGGCCCGGGTGTACACCCGCAACATCGTCGAGCGGCAAATTGATGAGGGGGGCGGGGGCGGCCCTGACCTGATCACCGAGGTGTGCTTCGCCAAGAACACCGCCGTCGAGGCCGGTGAGTGGGTGGCCAACCAGGCGGTCCAGCTGTTCGGCGGGATGGGTTACATGGCCGAGTCGGAGATCGAGCGGCAGTACCGCGACATGCGAATACTCGGTATCGGCGGGGGTACGACGGAAATCCTCACCGGCCTGGCCGCCAAGACGCTGGGATACCAGGCATGA